Proteins from a genomic interval of Bradyrhizobium sp. CCBAU 53340:
- a CDS encoding helix-turn-helix domain-containing protein: MNAHASAAQAVPSQPVHIGDHLREWRQRRRMSQLDLAGEAEISARHLSFVETGRAAPSREMVLRLAERLDVPLRERNVLLVAAGFAPAFPQRPLEDPALKSARQAIDLVLRAHEPNPALAYDRHWNLVTANRMVAPLLAGVPERLLSQPFNVLRLAFHPEGLAPRTVNLAEWCAHLLERLHRQCEATADPELIKLYNDLKSYPIPARAGPLSSDNVAIPFKLRHDGGILSFFSATMVFGTPVDITLSELALETFFPADERTAAWLKQTAANMG, translated from the coding sequence ATGAACGCACATGCATCCGCGGCCCAGGCCGTACCCAGCCAGCCGGTCCATATCGGCGATCATTTGCGCGAATGGCGGCAACGCCGACGTATGAGCCAGCTTGATCTCGCGGGCGAGGCGGAGATTTCCGCGCGCCATCTCAGCTTCGTCGAGACCGGCCGTGCCGCGCCATCGCGCGAGATGGTGCTGCGGCTCGCCGAGCGTCTCGACGTGCCCTTGCGCGAACGCAACGTGCTGCTGGTTGCCGCGGGCTTTGCGCCGGCCTTTCCGCAGCGTCCGCTGGAGGATCCCGCCTTGAAATCAGCCCGGCAGGCGATCGACCTCGTGCTTAGGGCTCATGAGCCCAATCCGGCGCTGGCCTATGACCGGCACTGGAACCTGGTGACCGCCAACCGCATGGTGGCGCCGCTGCTGGCCGGCGTTCCTGAGCGGCTGCTCAGCCAGCCCTTCAACGTGCTGCGGCTCGCCTTTCATCCCGAAGGGCTGGCGCCGCGCACGGTCAATCTCGCGGAATGGTGCGCGCATCTGCTCGAGCGGTTGCACCGGCAATGCGAGGCGACGGCCGACCCTGAATTGATCAAGCTCTATAACGACCTCAAGAGCTATCCCATTCCGGCCCGCGCGGGGCCGCTCTCGAGCGACAATGTCGCGATTCCCTTCAAGCTGCGCCATGACGGCGGGATACTCAGTTTCTTCTCCGCCACCATGGTGTTCGGCACGCCGGTCGATATCACCCTGTCGGAGCTGGCGCTGGAGACGTTCTTTCCGGCCGACGAGCGCACCGCGGCGTGGCTGAAGCAGACGGCGGCAAATATGGGCTAG
- a CDS encoding DsbA family oxidoreductase, translated as MSTLKPLQIDVVSDVVCPWCYIGKHRIESALALVPDVPVKLNFRPFFLNPWVPREGISREDYLTTKFGSVEAYKGIAGRVVAAASEEGLVYKPELVARQPNTTDCHRLILWAEAIGKAPEMKQRLMELYFRDGGDLTDVNVLVQAAADVGLDAEDVRRRLATDEDVARVSADAQEAADKGISGVPTYVFAQKYAVSGAQDPNLLARAIRQVSAEINAQAAE; from the coding sequence ATGAGCACGCTGAAACCGCTCCAGATCGATGTCGTCTCCGACGTGGTGTGCCCGTGGTGCTATATCGGCAAGCACCGGATCGAGAGTGCGCTGGCACTGGTGCCCGATGTGCCGGTGAAGCTCAACTTCCGCCCGTTCTTCCTCAATCCCTGGGTGCCGCGCGAGGGCATCAGCCGCGAGGATTATCTCACCACCAAGTTCGGCTCGGTCGAGGCCTATAAGGGCATTGCCGGCCGCGTGGTCGCGGCCGCCAGCGAAGAGGGGCTCGTCTACAAGCCCGAACTGGTCGCGCGCCAGCCCAACACGACCGACTGCCACCGCCTGATCCTGTGGGCCGAGGCGATCGGCAAGGCGCCCGAGATGAAGCAGCGCCTGATGGAGCTGTACTTCCGCGACGGCGGCGATCTCACCGATGTGAACGTGCTGGTGCAGGCGGCCGCCGATGTCGGTCTCGATGCCGAGGACGTGCGCAGGCGCCTCGCCACCGACGAGGACGTCGCACGCGTGTCGGCCGATGCCCAGGAAGCCGCCGACAAGGGCATCTCCGGCGTGCCGACCTACGTGTTCGCGCAGAAATACGCCGTCTCCGGCGCGCAGGACCCAAACCTGCTCGCCCGCGCCATCCGCCAGGTCTCGGCGGAGATCAACGCGCAGGCGGCGGAGTAG
- a CDS encoding SET domain-containing protein, translating to MPAIAPRKAYRVGRSKTGLGLFATMPIKKGTRIIRYFGPILDCRIPEQDEIENKYLFELNGRWTIDGSVRKNLARYINHSCRPNAESDVRPRERKVFIRAIKNIEPGDEINYDYGTDYFKAYLKPIGCKCPSCENKRKKQRAEARAERAKVKARAERKAQKAGAKTTAAKKKKLNGKHFAGKVGRAKA from the coding sequence ATGCCAGCCATCGCTCCCCGCAAAGCCTATCGCGTCGGTCGTTCCAAGACCGGACTTGGCCTCTTCGCCACCATGCCGATCAAGAAGGGCACAAGGATCATCCGTTATTTCGGACCGATCCTGGACTGCCGCATTCCTGAGCAGGACGAGATCGAGAACAAATACCTGTTCGAGCTCAATGGCCGCTGGACCATCGACGGCTCGGTGCGCAAGAACCTTGCCCGATACATCAACCATTCCTGCCGGCCCAACGCCGAATCCGACGTGCGCCCGCGCGAGCGCAAGGTGTTCATCCGCGCCATCAAGAACATCGAGCCGGGCGACGAGATCAATTACGATTACGGCACCGACTATTTCAAAGCCTATCTCAAGCCGATCGGGTGCAAGTGCCCCTCGTGCGAAAACAAGCGCAAGAAGCAGCGCGCCGAAGCGCGTGCCGAACGCGCCAAGGTGAAGGCGCGGGCGGAGCGTAAAGCCCAGAAGGCGGGCGCGAAAACCACCGCGGCGAAAAAGAAAAAGCTGAACGGCAAGCATTTTGCGGGCAAGGTCGGCCGCGCGAAGGCGTAA
- a CDS encoding TetR/AcrR family transcriptional regulator: MAKGNISTDTKSETARSSRHAKKTSPASRAARRPAAAKTETPYHHGALREALLQAAERVLERDGLAGLTLRAVAREAGVSHAAPTHHFGDLTGLVSELAAIGFRQFNAAMASACNTATSPLERALARPKAYVAYAQAHPGMYGLMFRTERLDYSRPSLHEAAESSFAGLANAIGAMRQEPISRDALTIEQGAAIARAWSMVHGFTMLLLDGRLEDILERLPAGTTAEQLLEAILKSTVAGKLPST; this comes from the coding sequence ATGGCCAAGGGCAACATAAGCACCGACACCAAGAGCGAAACGGCGCGAAGTTCGCGCCACGCGAAGAAGACATCGCCGGCATCGCGTGCGGCGCGCCGCCCGGCAGCTGCGAAGACCGAGACGCCGTATCATCATGGCGCCTTGCGCGAGGCGCTGCTTCAGGCGGCCGAACGGGTGCTGGAGCGCGACGGGCTCGCCGGCCTGACGCTGCGCGCTGTGGCGCGCGAGGCGGGCGTCTCGCATGCCGCGCCGACCCATCATTTCGGCGATCTCACCGGGCTCGTCAGCGAGCTTGCCGCGATCGGCTTCCGCCAGTTCAACGCCGCGATGGCCTCGGCCTGCAACACGGCCACCTCGCCGCTGGAGCGGGCACTGGCGCGGCCCAAAGCCTATGTCGCCTATGCCCAGGCCCATCCCGGCATGTACGGTCTGATGTTCCGCACCGAGCGGCTCGACTATTCGAGGCCTTCGCTGCACGAGGCCGCGGAATCCTCCTTTGCCGGACTTGCCAATGCCATCGGCGCGATGCGGCAGGAGCCGATCAGCCGCGACGCGCTCACCATCGAGCAGGGGGCCGCGATCGCACGGGCCTGGTCGATGGTGCACGGCTTCACCATGCTGCTGCTCGACGGGCGGCTCGAGGATATTCTGGAGCGGCTGCCTGCCGGCACGACGGCCGAACAGCTTCTGGAAGCAATCCTGAAGTCGACGGTCGCGGGGAAACTGCCGAGCACATGA